GACATCGTGTGTATAAAAACTTTGATCCACGAGCGAAAGTGCTTAAAAAGATGCGTGATCAACTAATTGACGAAATCGGTATAAACTCAGAGCTAATAGAAGTAGCAAATCGCATAGAGGAGATCGCATTAAATGACGATTATTTCGTATCACGCAATCTCTATCCAAACGTTGATTTTCACTCAGGTCTTATCCTAAAAGCGTTGGGAATACCAAATAATATGTTTGCAGTTATCTTTGTTATAGGACGCACACCAGGTTGGATAAGTCAGTGGATAGAGCTAAAAGAGCAAGATAGCATAAAGATAGTCAGACCAAGACAACTTTACATAGGAGAGACAGACCGAACACCTAAATAAATTTGCTAAATTTAGCAACTTGTTTCGTGGGTATTTTTAAATGAGCTGACAAATTTTACGCTATGATAGTTCGTATGTCTAGCTCTGCTTAGATTTGTGTCGCAACATTTAAATTTATCTCACGATACTTTGCTTTATCTTTTTGTATTTAAAATTCGAAGATTTTATTTTCAAAATTTATATTTTATCTTTTAAATATTTATGAGTAAAGCGACCGCTAATTTTGTGTTATGTTATATACTTTACTGAGTAGGTAAAGATTTTAAAGAGCGTTACAAATAGTGAAATTTAAATTCTACCTATCTGTTTTATAATGGAAAAGAGAAATTTAATAATATGAAATTTAAAACAAGGATAAACAAAGCAGATATGAAAGATTTATTAAATTTAGCTAAAATCGCTGCTATCAGTGCCGGTAAGCAGATACTAAAACATTATGATGATTTTACCATAAAGATAAAATCAGACAAGTCACCACTCACAAGTGCCGATATAGCCGCAAATAAAGCGATATTTGAAACTCTAAGCACAAGCAATATACCGATATGTTCGGAAGAGCAAATTTTAAGCAACGATAAAAAAGTAGATGAGTTTTGGCTAGTTGATCCACTTGATGGTACAAAAGAATTTGTCGCACGAAACGGCGAGTTTTGCGTATGCATAGCACTTATTAAACTAGGTCGACCCTTGCTTGGTGTGATATTTATCCCAAAGACAAATGAGTTGTTTTATGCCGATAAAAACGGTGTTTTTAAAGAAATTTTAGATAGCAATTTTAGCCCAAAATACACGATAGATTTAAAGCAAAATATCCAAGATAAAGATACGATATATGTCGGCAACTACGGCAAAAATAAAGTCGCAAAACTAATCGCAAACGAGCTTTGCTTTAGCCTTACACACATCGGTTCAGCGATAAAATTTACTAGAGTTTGTGAAAATGGCGGCATATACGTGCGTTTTAGTCCAAGTCATATCTGGGATAATGCCGCAGGAGACGCACTTGTGAGCTTTTTAGGTGGTTGCGTAATAGATATAAACACAATGAAGCTACCACTTTATAGTATTACAAATTTAAAAAGCAACCACTTTATCGCTCTACCACCACACAAAAAAAGCTTAAAAGAGAAAATCGTGCAAATTTATAAAGATAGCTTAAGCTACTATGCTTATTAAATTTTAAATTCTCTTATAAGCTTAAGCGTATTTTCTGCGTCAAGTTCAGGATTTGAGATAAGATTTTTGTGTATTATTTCGCCATTTTTTACAATCAAAGTCTGGCGAAAATAAAATTTCTTACCATCTGCACTCTTAAAAGTAGGCAACTTTAAAGCACATTCGAGCATAAACTCATCATCATTTAAATATATAAACTCAGCCCCAATGCTCTCTTTAAAGCTCTGCTGGATAAAGACATCCTGAGTGCCGACAGCCACAAGTTTAAAGCCCAGTGTATTAAACTCGCTAAGCAACCTTTTATACTCATTAGCCTGAACCGTACAGCCAGTCATCGCACACATATTTTTAAGCTCATCACTTAAGCCCTTGCCACTCTCGCCCAGCTTTGGGTATAAAAACATCACAAAATTATGCGTCATAGCGAATTTTGAAAGGTTAAACTCTGCTCCATCAAGTCCTTTTAAAGTTATATTTGTTGGAATTTTTATCATTTTTATCCTTTGAAATTCTTGCTATATTTTAGCGGATTTTTTCACATTTGCATTAAAAAAATAGACTAAAAATAGTACCGAAAAACTAATAATAAGCATAAGTGCTGCGTAAATATGAGCCTTGGTATAATCAAGCATCTCAGTCGCCTCAAAAATAGCGATACTAGCGACCTTTGTCTGCCCCGCCACGCTACCGCCTATCA
This portion of the Campylobacter anatolicus genome encodes:
- a CDS encoding 3'(2'),5'-bisphosphate nucleotidase CysQ family protein; protein product: MKDLLNLAKIAAISAGKQILKHYDDFTIKIKSDKSPLTSADIAANKAIFETLSTSNIPICSEEQILSNDKKVDEFWLVDPLDGTKEFVARNGEFCVCIALIKLGRPLLGVIFIPKTNELFYADKNGVFKEILDSNFSPKYTIDLKQNIQDKDTIYVGNYGKNKVAKLIANELCFSLTHIGSAIKFTRVCENGGIYVRFSPSHIWDNAAGDALVSFLGGCVIDINTMKLPLYSITNLKSNHFIALPPHKKSLKEKIVQIYKDSLSYYAY
- a CDS encoding redoxin family protein, with the protein product MIKIPTNITLKGLDGAEFNLSKFAMTHNFVMFLYPKLGESGKGLSDELKNMCAMTGCTVQANEYKRLLSEFNTLGFKLVAVGTQDVFIQQSFKESIGAEFIYLNDDEFMLECALKLPTFKSADGKKFYFRQTLIVKNGEIIHKNLISNPELDAENTLKLIREFKI